The Polyangium aurulentum genomic interval GCCCTTCAGGTACTCGTAGAGCTTGTCGTCGAGCTCGCTCACGAGGTACGCCGCGTCGGCGCCGAAGTCTTCCTTGGCGCCGTCGATGCCCGCGCGGGCCCCGTCGTACGCCTCGCGCTCCGGATCGCGCTTGCGGACGAAGAGCACGAACTTGTGCTCGGCGTGGTTCGGGGCCAGAACGAGGACGGCCTCGGGCTCGGAGAAGCCCGTGAGGTAGTAGAAGTCGGAGTCCTGGCGGTACTCGTGCTCGACGTCGTTGTTGCGAATGGCCACCTGGGCCGCGGGGATGACGAGCACTCCCTGCAGGCGCTCGAGGAGCTGCTTGCGGCGTTCGGCGAAGACGTTCATTGCAAGGCACTCTAGCGCATCCCATGCAGCCGCTGCACAAGCTCACGGCCACCGTCCTCCTCCTCCTGGGGTTTGCCCCGGGATGTCGCGAGCGCGCGCGCCCCTGGGAACAGGCCGGAGGCGCCACCGACGCGCCCGGCGCCCCGCCCGGCCTGCCGCCCTTGCCGAGGCCGCCCGCATCCGCCGCCGAGCCCGACGCAGGCCCCGCCAACGACGCGGCCCCGCCCGGCGACGACGATCCCCTCCCCTTGCCCGTGCGCGTCGGAGGCCCCTGGGTGCGCTGCTACGGCAACTTCCGCATCACGGGCGAGCCGCTGAAGGACGTCACGCGCCTGTCCTTGCTCTGCGGCCCCGAGAACGGGATGCGGCGCGTGTCCAAGGCGCCCATCGAGGGCGAGGTCGAGCAGGGCAAGGAGCCCATCGGGTCCCCCCTCGAGGTCAAGAAGGGCGAGTGCTACCGCATCTTCGCGGTCGCCGAGCCGCAGGTGGCCGATCTGGACGTGGTGGTCAGGAGCAGCCGCGGCGCCGCGATCGCGGCCGATCACAGCGAGGATGCGTGGCCCATCGTCCAGCCTGACAGACCCCTCTGCCCCCTCGAAGACGACGCCTGGACGGTCGAACTGTCCGCCCGGCGCGGAAAGGGACGGGCGGCGGCGGAGGTCTGGGCGCTGCGGGTCGCAGTGCCTGATTGACGGTAGCCCATCGACTCGCTAGTGGACCGCACGGATGGGCGACACGGACGACCTTCCCCCTCGCGACGAGCCGGCGGAGAGCGAGAAGCATCCGGAGGGAGAGAAGCGACGCCCGTTCGAGCGCGCCATCCCCGAGATCTTGAAGCGAGCCGTCGAGCGCGCCGTGGAGAGCGGCGTGGGCAGGCTGGCCGACGGGCCCGACAGCCTGCGCAACTTCGTGGGCGACATGAAGCTGCCGAAAGAGGTCTTGCACTACCTCTACCAGCAGATCGACGACACGAAGAACGGCCTGTACCGGGTGGTCGCGAAGGAGATCCGCGACGTCCTCGAGCACACGCACTTCGCCGACGAGCTGACGAAGGTGCTCACCAAGCTCTCGTTCGAGATCAAGACGGAGATCCGCTTCGTGCCGAACGAGTCGCGCGCCGCGCCGAAGCCGCCGCCCGACGAGGGCGAGGAGCCGGCCGAAGAGCAGGAGCCCGAGACGGGGCGGGGGCTGCCGAAGCCGGAGATGAGCGCGCAGGTGACCGTGAAGGATCGTGGCAAGGAAGCGCGGCGCGAGCGCAAGAGACGCGAGGGTACGTGACGACGAAGAAGCCGAAGACCGGGGGCGAGATCGACTCGTACTGCACGAAGTGCAAGCTCGACTTGACTCACCGAATCATCGCGATGGTCGGCGATGACGTGAAGAAGGTCGAGTGCAAGACGTGCGGGTCGCACCACCTGTACCGGAGGCCGAAGAGCGAAGTGTTGGCCGCCGCAGCCCTGAAGGCGAAGACGACCGGCAGCGCGTCGACGAAGCGCGAGGGCGGCAGCGATGAGAAGCGCTCGAGCGGCGCGCGCGCAGGCAGCGCCGCGGCGAAGCGCGAGATGGATCAGACGGCGCAGTGGGAGCACGCGATCGCGGGGCAGCCGTCGACCGCGTTCAAGCCCTACCGGATCTCACTCACGCTCAACCCGGGTGAGCTGGTGCGGCACCCGAAGTTCGGCGACGGCGTGGTCGCGCGGGTGATCGATCGCGGCAAGGTCGAGATCCTGTTCAAGGACGGCGCGAAGACGATGGCCCACGGCCAGACGTCGTAAGCTCATCCCCTCCCCCCACCGAAGCCCGGACCCTGGTGCACGCAGGGCCGGGCGCGCGGGGATTTCAGATCAGGGACAGCAGTAGTCGCACTCGGCCTCGGCGTTGGCCTTGCAGTAGGCCGAGACATCGCCGCTGCACACGAGCTGCGCCTCGACCGAGCAGGACGCGTCCACATCGGCCTCGCACGCCACGCTGGCGCTCACGAAGAGGCCCAGACCGACCGACGCGTGACACTCGGCCTTGCACATCGCAGCGATCTCGTCGCTGTAGCCGTTGTGGGCCTTGCAATTGACCTCGCACGCCGCCTCGGCGTTGATGCAGAGCAGCAGGCCGATCTTCGCAGAGCAATCCACGTCGAGGGACGCCTCGCAGCAGGCGCCGACGTAGGCCTCGCAATCGACGTCGACTGCGGCATTGCACTTGGCCTCTGCACTGACCTTGCACTCCGCGCAGACGTCACCGGCCTGCGCGGAACCAGCCGCGAAAAGCGAAGCAGCGAGAGCGAGGGCGCCGACGAAGAACGAATTACGCATGGGGCTCCGACCTCCTTTGGTGGTCGGTTCGTCTTCATTGCAGCATGCATACCCAGGGATATTGGGAAAGAATGGTGCACCGGCCCGGGTCGACGCGCGGCGCAATGTTCGTTGGAATGCCATGGGCGGCGGCACCCTCGATTCGCTGTGCAGTAGTCGATCATTTCACGTGCACCAAGGTCGCGCTTCGTCGCGGACACGGCGGCTCTGCGCGTCCCGCGATGAGATTGGTGAGCGAGACGTGATGTCTACAGGCATCAAATTGATGCCTGGAGGCATCACCCCGTCTCCGCCCCTCGCGCGCGCCCCCTCCCCCGGCCGCGAGGGCGGGTCCGAGCCGTCGTCGACCGCATTGTCGCAAACCTGCTCCGAGCCGCCGCGCCTGGAATCCACCCTAGACATCCATCGCGCGCCCCTTGTACTTTCCCGCCCCATGCCCCGTTCCTTCGCTGCCGCCGATGTCGTCACCCTCCCCCGCGTCGATGCCCGCGACGCCGTCGCCCTCGCCAGCGCCGTCGAGGCCGCGGCGGCCGGGCAGCAGGGCGTCCCTCCCTACGTGCTCTCCGCCGTCGCGCAGATCGCGGACGACCGTCAGGCATTGCAAAAGGCGATCGCCGCCGGTCCCCCCGCGGGCGCCATCACGATAAAGGAGGCCGACCGCGTCGAGGATCTCGCCATTACCTCCCTCTATGCCCTCCTCATGGCCTGGGGCCGCCTCGCGGAATTCCTCCCCGAGGCCAAGGGCGCGCAGGAGGTCGTCGATCGCGTCTTCAAGGACGGCGTCTCCTTCGTCAATTCGAAGGTCGAAAAGGAGTGGGCCGTCATCGATTCCAAGCTGAAGGCCATCTCGGACGAGGGCCTCGACGCCAAGCTCGCCGCCGTCGGCGCCCTGCCGATCCTCGAGTTCCTCAAGCAGACCCACGCCACCTATGGGGCCGTCATCGGCACGACCGACGCGGTGGCCGAGCCGGTCGAGGTCGGAAAGCTCCGCGAGGCGCTGCTCGATTCATTGCGCGTTTACGTGATGCGCGCCTCGGGCCTCGTGGAGCGCAACAAGCCCGAGACCCAGGCCCTCGCGGACGCCCTCTTGCGTCCGATCACGGAGTGGCGCACCTCCAGGTCCGCCACCAAGGACAAGGCCGAGGGCAGCACCGCTCAGCCCGGCACGCCCTAGCCCGGCGGCGTGAACGCGGGCCCCGAGCCCCCGTCGAGCCTCGCGAGGCTGCGCGGGCCCAAGGAACATCCCCTCTCGACCCTCGCGAGGGTGCTCGAAGGCAAGGGTGTTGCCCTCGAACGCCGCCGGGTGGCGGCTCGATCGAGGCCCTCGACCGCAAAGACAGCCACTGCCCGGTGGCGAAAGCCCTCCACCCCAGCGCCTCGCCTGCCACCTGCCGGCGCCGGAGGCGAATGGGGGTTGCGTGGGAGCGCCGCCGGGTGGCGCCCCAGGGCCTGTGCGTTGGCGTCGATCTGGCGGAGGGAGGGTCGAAGCGCGGTGTGGCCTTGCGCCCTCGCCGCCGAGAGGAGGCGGCGACAGGGAAGTGCACGAGCGATCGGAGCGCCGGCCGTCGCTGCGGGAACGAAAGCACCTCCCCTGCGCGCGCAAAGCATTGGTGCGCGTGGCTTTGGGTCCATGAAAAATAGGGCGGAGGTAGGGGGGCGGCCCCGCTCTTTTCAGGGAGAGCTGGGAACGTGGTGGGTAGCCCACCCGGTTTCGTCGGAAGTTGGGAAGCTCCCGGCCCGATCGGTTACCCTCGCGCCGTCGTGGCAGAGGCTGAACAAAAGAAGAAGGGGCGGTGGGGACGGCGCGCGGCGATTGGCCTCGGGGCCAGTGCCGTCGTGGTCGGAGGCGTCTGGTATGGGATCCACAACATCCCAGGCTTCGGGCCCGCCCTCGCGGACGGCGTGCGGAGCGTGCTCGGGCCTGGCGTGGTCGCCTGGATCGAGGACACGGCCTACGGCGTCGCCGATCAGGTGAACGTCTGGCGCCACGGCGACGAGGCGCCGACCACCTTCTGGGAAGCCCCTCCCCCGAGCGCCGCCCTGCCCGCCGCGGTCGTGCCCGCCAAGGCGCCCGACCCGAGCGCCGACCCCGGGGCAACCAAGACCGCGGACAGCAAGACCGCCGCCTCCCCCGCCTTCCCTCCCCCCACCTTCGCGGCCCCCTACGCGAACGTCGCCACGCCCGGCGACGGGGTGTGGATCGCCATGGACGAAGGCAGCCGCCCGGGGGAGCCGCCGTCGATGGCCAAGAGCATCGTGCACCCGGACCCCAAGCGAGGCTTCGCCGCCGTGGCCGTCGTGGCGATGGACCTGACGCGGGTGTCATTGCACCTCGTCGCGGGCACGACCGAGCCTTTCAACGAGAAGATCCCGACCGAGGCGCGGCCCGGGCTCGTGCCCAAGGGCGAGCATGCGGACCTCGTCGCCGTGTTCAACGGCGGGTTCAAGGCGCTGCACGGCCACTACGGGATGATGCTCGAGGGCACGACCTTCCTGCCCCCGCGCGACATCGCCTGCACCGTGGGCATGTACCGCGACGGCGCGATCAAGATCCGCACATGGACCGCGATCGCCGAGACCGCGAAGGACATGGTCGCCTACCGGCAGACGCCCGCGTGCCTCGTCGAGCAGGGGGAGCTGAACGAGAGGCTCACCGAGTACAACAAGAACTGGGGCGCGACGGTCAGCGGCGAGACGGTGATCCGCAGGAGCGCGATCGGCATCGACGCGACGGGACGAACCCTGTTCTACGGGATCGGCGAGGCCGTGACGGCGCAGTCGCTCGCGCGCGCGATGAAGGCGGCAGGC includes:
- a CDS encoding phosphodiester glycosidase family protein, with translation MAEAEQKKKGRWGRRAAIGLGASAVVVGGVWYGIHNIPGFGPALADGVRSVLGPGVVAWIEDTAYGVADQVNVWRHGDEAPTTFWEAPPPSAALPAAVVPAKAPDPSADPGATKTADSKTAASPAFPPPTFAAPYANVATPGDGVWIAMDEGSRPGEPPSMAKSIVHPDPKRGFAAVAVVAMDLTRVSLHLVAGTTEPFNEKIPTEARPGLVPKGEHADLVAVFNGGFKALHGHYGMMLEGTTFLPPRDIACTVGMYRDGAIKIRTWTAIAETAKDMVAYRQTPACLVEQGELNERLTEYNKNWGATVSGETVIRRSAIGIDATGRTLFYGIGEAVTAQSLARAMKAAGAQDAAQLDVNYAYPRFLLFDHPPGTERKAVSSLVPRIDYRSHDYVREPSPRDFFYVLKRHTES